In the Epinephelus lanceolatus isolate andai-2023 chromosome 6, ASM4190304v1, whole genome shotgun sequence genome, one interval contains:
- the ddx49 gene encoding putative ATP-dependent RNA helicase DDX49 codes for MADFSSLGLSDWLVKQCKQLGINKPTPVQENCMPAILEGRDCLGCAKTGSGKTAAFVLPVLQKLSEDPYGIFCLVLTPTRELAYQIAEQFRVLGKPLGLKDCIIVGGMDMVSQALELSNQPHVVVATPGRLADHIRSSNTFSMSKIQFLIMDEADRLLEQGCTDFTKDLETILGILPAKRQTLLFSATLTDTLHELKNIAMNKPFFWESMSETRTVEELDQRYILTPEKVKDAYLVHLIQKFTDEHDDWSIIIFTNTCKNCQILTMMLREFNFPTISLHSMMKQKQRFANLAKFKASVFKILIATDVAARGLDIPTVQVVINHNTPGLPKIYIHRVGRTARAGRNGVSITLVTQYDIHLVHSIEGQIQTKLKEYPVEEKDVLKILTQVNVTRRECEIKLESTDFDEKKEINKRKQLILEGKDPDLEAKRKAELEKIRSKKKKFKQKIEESIQKQKHGQLKKKLAKRKQMKKKKAAQETA; via the exons ATGGCGGACTTTTCGTCGCTGGGTCTCTCAGACTGGCTGGTTAAACAGTGTAAACAGCTGGGCATCAACAAACCCACTCCTGTGCAGGAGAACTGTATGCCAGCTATACTAGAAG GTCGGGACTGTTTGGGCTGTGCTAAGACCGGAAGTGGAAAGACAGCAGCTTTTGTGCTGCCAGTGCTGCAGAAGCTGTCAGAGGATCCATACGGCATCTTCTGCTTGGTGCTCACTCCCACCAG GGAGCTGGCCTATCAGATTGCAGAGCAGTTTCGAGTCTTGGGGAAGCCGCTGGGTCTAAAAGACTGCATCATCGTTGGTGGAATGG ACATGGTGAGCCAGGCCCTGGAGCTGTCCAACCAACCGCATGTGGTCGTAGCGACGCCGGGCCGGCTGGCTGATCACATCCGCAGCTCCAACACCTTCAGCATGAGCAAGATCCAGTTTCTG atTATGGACGAGGCGGACCGGCTGTTGGAGCAGGGCTGCACTGACTTCACCAAAGACCTGGAGACGATCTTGGGGATTTTACCGGCTAAACGGCAGACGCTGCTGTTCAGCGCCACACTCACTGACACTCTGCACGAGCTGAAGAACATCGCCATGAACAAACCTTTCTTCTGGGAGAGCATGTCAGA GACTCGAACTGTGGAAGAGCTGGACCAGAGGTACATCCTCACTccagagaaggtgaaggacgctTACCTCGTCCATCTGATCCAGAAGTTTACTGACGAACATGACGACTGGTCCATCATCattttcacaaacacatgcaa gAACTGTCAGATCCTCACCATGATGCTGCGTGAGTTTAACTTTCCTACCATCTCCCTGCACTCCATGATGAAACAG AAACAACGATTTGCAAACCTCGCCAAGTTCAAGGCCAGTGTCTTCAAAATCCTGATTGCAACAGACGTGGCTGCCAG AGGTTTGGATATTCCAACAGTCCAGGTCGTCATCAACCACAACACCCCCGGCCTTCCCAAGATCTACATCCACAGGGTCGGACGAACAGCAAGAGCAG GGAGGAACGGAGTGTCCATCACACTGGTGACGCAGTACGACATCCACCTAGTGCACTCCATTGAAGGACAGATTC AGACAAAGCTGAAGGAATATCCTGTGGAGGAGAAAGACGTCCTGAAGATCCTCACCCAGGTCAACGTGACCAGACGGGAGTGTGAAATA AAACTCGAGTCGACAGACTTTGATGAGAAAAAGGAGATCAACAAGAGGAAACAGCTGATTTTGGAGGGGAAG GATCCAGACCTGGAGGCTAAGAGGAAGGCCGAGCTGGAGAAGATCCGGAGTAAGAAGAAGAAGTTCAAACAGAAAATCGAGGAGAGCattcagaaacagaaacatggaCAGCTGAAAAAGAAACTGGCAAAGAGAAAacagatgaaaaagaaaaaggcggCACAGGAAACGGCGTGA